CCTTCCCGCTGGGGACCGTCCGGACTTTCGGCTCGTTGCCGTCGTCGGGGTTGTGATAGACGAGGACGTCCTGGAGCTCCTCACGGGGGAGCAACTGACTCATCGCTTTGGCCAGCATCGACTTGCCCGTCCCGGGCGAGCCGATCATCATCACGTGTCGGCGCTGTTTGGCCGCTTTCTTGATGACGTCCCGGGCGTGATCCTGCCCGATGACCTGATCGACGAGACGGTCGGGGACCTCGATGTCGGCGGTCGAATCGATTTCGAGACCGCCGAGCAAGTCCTCCTCTTCGCCGTCGAGGTTGCTCTCTCCCTCGACCTCGACGTCGCTTCCGAGGGTCGTATCCCCGTCGTCACCGTCGACGGTCGGCTCTGACGCCCGCTCGTCGTCCGTCTCAGCAGGGCTGTCGGCCGCCGTGGCCTCGCCGGCGTCGGTGTTCTCCCGGCCGGCGTCGGGAGCCGCGTCGTGTTCGGTATTATCGCTCATACAAACGTTGCTAACACCGGATTTCAAGGGCTGTCTACTGATATACTTTCTCCCCGCATCCGGGGTCGATACACACCGAAAACCGCACGAGGGCTCCCGATCCGGCCGTCGTCAGGTCCTCCGCTCGCCTCCGTCGTCGGGTTTATCAAACCACCAGTCACACAGTCGGGTATGCGTGGGTTCTACATCGGGCGGTTCCAGCCCTATCACGACGGCCATCACGCGATGGTCGATCGGATCACCGACGAGGTCGACGAACTCGTCCTCGGGATCGGGAGCGCCGACGACTCGCATACGACACACGACCCGTTTACCGCCGGCGAGCGGATCATGATGATCACCAAAGCCGTCGCGGAGTTCGACCTGACGACCTACGTCGTCCCGCTGGAGGACATCAACCGCAACGCCGTCTGGGTGAGCCACGTAGAGAGTATGTGCCCGGACTTCGACGTCGCCTACTCGAACAACCCGCTCGTCGTCCGACTCTTCGAGGAGAGCGGCATCGAGGTCCGGCAGTCCCCGATGTTCGACCGGGACCGTCTCGAAGGCAGCGAGATCCGCCAGCGGATGATCCACGACGAGTCCTGGCGCGACCGGGTCCCGGACTCGGTGGTCGACGTCATCGAGGAGATCCACGGCGTCAAGCGCCTCCAGCACGTCTCCGACAGCGACTCGCTGGACCGCTACACCGCCGAGGACGAGAAGATCGACCGGCCGGCGGTCGGCGAGGACGGATGATCACGCTCGCGTCGGACTTCGGGACGCCGTATCCGGCCGCGATGCGTGGTGTGATCTGTACGCGGACCGACGCTCGCATCGAGGACATCGCCCACGACTTCCCCCGACAGGACGTCCGTGCCGCGGCGTTCTGGCTCACACAGACGCTCCCGTACTTCCCGCCGGCAGTCCACTGCGTGGTCGTCGATCCCGGCGTCGGCACAGACAGGGACGCCGTCGTCGTCCGCGCCGGCACGCACGCGCTCGTCGCCCCCGACAACGGCGTCGCCCTTCCGGTCGCTCGTGAACTGGCCGATTCTGTCGAGGTGTTCACCTGGGCCTACGACGACCCGGCCAGTTCGACGTTTCACGGGCGGGACGTCTTCGCGCCCGCCGCGGCCGCGGTCCACGAGGCCGGTGTCGACGTCGTCTCCGAACTCGACCGGACGACGCCGACCGACGACTACGTCGACCTGCAGTTCCCGACCGCCGAACTCGTGGACGGCGGCGCGCGCGGCGAGGTACTCGTCGTCGACGGCTTCGGCAACGTCGTCACGAATATACCCGGATCGATCCTGGAGAGTCGTTTCGGCGGGACCGTCACCGTCGACGGCGACCCGATCCCAGTCCGCCGCGCCTACGCGGCCCTCGATCCCGGGGACAGACTGGTGACCGTCGGCAGCCACGGCAACGTCGAACTCGCGGTCACCCAGGGGCGGGGCGACGACGCGTTCGGCGTCGGCGTCGGCGATCCAGTGTCCCTGGCGTTGTAGCCGAATCCGTTCGGTCTATCATGTTTTAGGGTGGCCGAAAAATCGACGGGGTTAAGTTCTTTAGGCCAGCCTAATCAAATATGCCAGACAGACGAGACCTGTTGAAGACGGTCGGTATCGCAGCGAGTGGCCTGCTCGCTGGCTGTCCGGGTTCGAGTTCGAACGCACAGACCGACGACGGATCGACGGCCACACAGACCGAGACGGCCACACGGACCGAGGAGCCGACGGCGACCGCTGAGCCGACGCCGGTCGGCCCGATGACCGCCGTCGCGGCCGAGTGGTCGGTCTACCGTGCCCGACTGTACGACGCCGTGGCGCTCGGGCGCGCCGGTGCGCCCGCCGCAGGGGCGACCGTCGCGGGGAACATCTTCGCTCGCTTCGAGGGGGCGAACGGCGAGTACGGCGCCCACGAACGGCTGGAATCGACATCCGAGGCGGCCTACGAGGGATTCGAGGGAGCGCTCGGTGACCTCCAGTCGGCGCTCTCGGAGGGCAACGTCGAAGCCGCCGCCGACGCGGCGGACACGGCCAGCAGTGCCCTCCAGACCGCACAGCAGGCCGCGACGACCCAGAGGGCGACCCGCGTGTTCGACCTGCTCGTGATCGGATCGCGGGCGAACAACGCCGGCGGCCTGGCCCGCGCTGGAGCCGTCGAGGCGGCCGGGCCGGTCGCCGAGGCGGCCACCATCTCGTTCGAAGACGGCCTCGTCCACGATGTCCTCGAATCGGCTGACGAGGGGGTCTACGAGCGCTTCGAGAGCGCGCTGTCGACGGTGCAGTCGGCGGCCGGTAGCGGCGACGGCGAGGGCGTCGTCGAGGCCGCCGGCACCGCTCTGGACGCCGCTGTCGAGGGAGCCTACGCCATCGCCAGCGCACAGGCGGTCGCCGACACCGGCCACCTCGCGACGCTCCAGTCCCGAGGTTGGGACGCCGCCGCGGTCTCGCTGCTGGGCGGTCCCGGCGCGGACTACGCACACGCGGCGACCCTGAACAGCTACCGGGCGCGGGTCGCCGACGCCCAGTGGCTCGCTCGGCGCGGCGGTACCGACACCGCCGGCCAGATGGCACAGGACGTCTTCGCCCACTTCGAGGGCGCCGCCGCCCACGATCCCTTCGAAGAGGCCAACAGCGAGGCCTACGAGGCCTTCGAGTCCGGGCTCTCGTCGTTGACGACGGCGATCGACGACGGGGACACGAGCGGGATCGGGGACGCGGTCGGGACGGTCGATACGAACCTCGTGGCCGGCATCGAGGCGCTGGCCGGCGGGTCCGCTCCGGTCCTCCAGTCGGGCTTCTTCAAGGCTCGCTTCGCCGACGCCCGGGAACTGTACCGCCAGGACAAGAACGCACAGGCGGTCACCGTCACCCAGGACCTGTTCGAACGGTTCGAGGCCAACGAACTGGACTTCCACGAGACGCTGGAGGAGACCAGCGAGTCGCTGTACGAGACCTTCGAGGAGGAGCATCTCACGAGCCTGATCACCGCCTACGAGAACGGCGACGACGCGGCGGTCGACACCCACCACCAGGGTGTGCTCGACGCGCTGTTGTCCTTCGAGAGCGAGTACACGCCCGCCGTCGCCAGCGGCTCCGGCGCGACGTACATGGCCGCGCTCGGGTTCGACGCGGCTGCGGTCGACGCGCTGGGTCACGACGCCCGGGCGGCCGAACTCGGCCAGCAAGCCCTCGCCTTCTTCGAGAACGGTGCGGCGGGCTACCACGAAGCCCTCGAAGAGGCCGACGAGGAACTCTACCACCGGTTCGAGGACGAGGCGCTCGGCGCAGTGATCTCGGCCGCGCAGAACGGCGAGGACGTCTACCCGCCCGCCAAGAGCTTCGGCGACGCCGCCGTGGAGACGGTGTCGGCGATCACCGCGGCCAGCGGGGGGAGCGACGCGCCGGTCCCGATCGCGCAGGGTATCTTCCAGACCTTCGAGAACGCGTCGGTCCACGACCGCCTGGAGAGCGCCTCCCAGTCGGCCTACGAAGGGTTCGAGTCGGCGCTCTCGGACTACGTCCAGGGGCTCCAGTCCGGCAGCGGTGACCCTGCTTCCTTCGCTGCCGCGGCCCGTACCGCACAGTTCGCCGTCGTGGGTGCCGTCGACGCCGCCCCCAGTGGCGGCACTGGCGGCTCCGGCGGGGAGTCCGAGTCGGACCCGTCTCTCTCGGGCGGGCCGAACGTCGTCGAGGGGGTCCCCGAGGACGCCGACCACGTCGTGGGGATGCAGGCGGTCGCCTTCGACCCGGAGGAACTGACCGTCAACGTCGGCGACACGGTCGCCTTCGAACACGCCGCCGGCGAGGCACACAACGTCGTGGCCTACGACGACGGCATCCCCGAGGGTGCCGACTACTGGGCCTCCGGCGGCTTCGACAGTGAATCGGCGGCCCGCGAAGGCTGGGAGAGCGGCGAGGGTGCCGTCCAGTCCGGCCAGAGCTACGTCCACACCTTCGAGACGGCCGGCGAGCACGAGTACTTCTGTACGCCCCACGAGGCCGCGGGGATGGTCGGAACGATCGTCGTCGAGGAATGATCTAGGCCGGCCAAAGATCGATGCCTTTTTGTGCTTTAGGCTAGCCTAAACAACTGTATGCCGGGTCACCGAGCGGCTTGGTGTGAACGTCTTTGCCGGGGAGAGTGTGTGTCGAGAGACGCCGGCTTCCCGCTCGCTGGACCCGGAGCAAGGAGGACGACGGGGGGTGGCTGTCAGGAACTGTAGCTGTCCATGTTCGGTTCATGGCTGCGCGGCGGCGTCTACCGTGGGCGCGGTTCGTCGCCGCACACACGAGTGCCGACTCGTGTCTGTCCCATCTTCTCGCCCGCGTCCGCGGGCACTCCGGAATCTCCCAGCAGTTTTCGCCGATTCTCCCGACCGCTCGCTCCGGCAGCCACTACTGGCTGTGTTTCGCCGACTCACCGGCTGCTACGGGTGGGGTGTCGACTCGCAAAATAAAAGCGGCTTGTCGAACGTGTCGCCGTGGACTTACGACGAAGAGATGACGTCGTCGATCCGGACGATCATCGTCGCGGCCTCGGTCGCGGAATCGACGGCCTCCCGCTTGACTGCGGCGGGGTCGAGGATGCCGTACTCGACGGGGTCGCCGACGAGGCCCGTCTGACCCTCGCTGATGACGCCTGCGATACCCTCGCTCTCGTGTTCCGAGCGCAGGTCGACGAGCGCGTCGATGGCGTCCAGCCCGGTGTTCTCCGCGAGCGTACGGGGCAGGACGTCGACGGCGTCGGCGAAGGCCTCGACGGCCAGTTGCTTGCGACCCTCGATAGAGGCCGCCTCGCTGCGGATCTCGTCGGCGATCGCGATCTCGGTCGCACCGGCACCGGGGACGACGCCGCCCTTGTCGAGTGCGGCGACGACGACATCCAGCGCGTCGTTCAGCGCGCGCTCGATCTCGTCGACGACGTGGTCGGTGGAACCGCGGGCGAAGACCGTGACGGACTCGGCGGCGGCGCCACCGCGGATGAACGTCACCTCGTCGTCGCCGTGTTTCTCGACGGCGACGCTCTCGGCGTGACCCAGGGCGTCCTCGGTCAAGTCCTCGACGGAGCCGACGCGCTTGGCACCGGTCGTCTCGACGATGTCTTTCGCCGTCGAGGAGTCGACGTTCTCGGCGGCGAAGATGCCTTCCTTGGCCAGGGTCGAGGCGACGAGATCGGAGATGTCGTCGGTGACGAACGCCACGTCGGCGCCGCTGTCGACGATGGCCTTGGCGTAGCCTTGCAGTTCCTCCTGTTCGGCGTCGAGTGCGGCGTTGAGTTCGTCGACGTTCGTGACGTTGTAGCTTGCGTCGATGTTGCTCTCTTTGACGCCGAGTTCGGCGTCGACGACGGCGATCTCCGCGTCCTCGACGGAGGTAGGCATGTTGTCGTGGACGGGCGTCTCGTCGATGATGACGCCTTCGACGAGTTCCGTCGCCGAGGAGGCCGCACCCGTCTGGGTGTAGATCTCGATGTTGTCACGGACGACACCGGTGTCGGTCTTGGCGTGACGGACCGCGTCGACGATGACTTCGGCCAGGCGACCCGCTTCGACGTCGCCGGTGCCTTTGCCGGTCATCGAGGACTCGGCGACCTCGACGAGCGTGTCGTCGTCCAGGTCGACGTCGAGGACGTTCTCCTCGATGGACGCCTGGGCCAGTTGGGCCGCGGCGTGGTACCCTTCGACGATCGTCGTCGGGTGGACGTCGTCGTCCAGCAGGTCCTCGGCTTTCGCCAGCAGTTCGCCGGCGAGGACAGACGCCGTCGTCGTCCCGTCGCCGACCTCGTCCTCCTGGGTCTGGGCGACTTCGACGATCATCTGTGCCGCGGGATGTTCGATATCCATCTCCGAGAGGATGGTGGCGCCGTCGTTGGTGATGACGACGTCCCCGTCGTCGGAGACGAGCATCTTGTCCATCCCACGCGGACCGAGCGTGGTACGTACCGACTCACTGACGGCCTTTCCGGCGGAGATGTTCGATGACTGTGCGTCCTTTCCGTGTGTGCGCTGGGCGTCCTCGTCGAGAATGAAGAGGGGCTGGCCGCCCATGCGTCGCTGGCCAGATGACATATGTGGGTTTCCTCACCTAAAACGTCGTAAGCGGTTCTATATAAAACTTCCGAACAGGGTTCCCCTCGTATCCGCGGACGACGGCGGTCCCACAACTCCGGTTCGCCGGTGGTTTAATGCGGCGGTGGACGTACCGTTCGGTGATGCTCGAACTGGAGCACGGGTTCCGTATCGTCGATGTCGCGGGCCAGATCGAACCCGAGGAAGGACGCCGGCCACGGCCCGGAATCGGCGGTGCCGAGCAGTTCGAGCGCGAGATGCGCCAGGCCGGGATCACGAGAGCCCTCGTCCATCCGAGCACACGGGAAGGAAGTTACCTGAAAGCGAACAACGCCGTCGCCCGGACGACGGTCGGGCGCCCGTTGGTCGCACTCGCTCGACTGAACGGCGTCCAGGAGGTCGGGGACGGTCCGACCGCGGCGCTGCGGAACCTCGCGATCAGTCGCGGTCCCGACCACGTCTCTCCCGAGGATATCGAGCAGTTCGCCTACGACGAGCGGTTCTGTGGGTTCGTGCTCGACCCGGCCGAAGACGGGTTGCCCGACTCCGCGGTGCTGGCGGAACTATCGACGGTTTCTCAACCGGTTCTGGTCCACGGCGGCGAACGGTTCCCCCCGTCAGCGGTCGCCGAATCGTTGCTCGAGGGGGAGTTCCCGGTCGTCCTCTCACATTTCGGTGCCCACCCGCTTCGCAGGGACCTGATGACCGAGGCGATCGACCTTCTGGACAGCTACGACGACCTCTATCTCGACACTAGCCTCGTCCGCTATCGCGACCCGCTAGAGCGGGCGATCCGCGAACACCCGGACCGGGTCTGTTTTGGCAGCGGCGCGCCCGACGCCCACCCCAACGTAGCCGTGATGGAGATCCTGACGCTGGATATCCCGGAAGACGCGATGAAGAAAGTGTTCTCGAACAACCCAGGACGGGTCTTCGACCCGCTGGCGCTCTAGCGCCAGTCGTAGACGGTCACCGCACGGTCGGCCCGCACCGACCGTCCGTTGGGGTTGCGACGGTCGGTCCTGTCCCTGACCGACGCGATGAGGCCGTCTTTCGTCCCGCTGGCGATACCGCCGACGACCGATCGCCCGGTGCCTACCCACTCCGAGAGGGTCGTCTCGTTTCTGAGGACGCCTCGTAACGCGTCGCCGCCGTCCCGGCCCGCGTGGCTGACGATCCGCCGGACGACCGTCGGGCGGAGCCCGTAGTTTTTCACCAGCCGATACGCGAGCGACCGATACTTGTTGCCCCAGTCGGTCGCGAGCATCCCGCCGTCGGACTCGAACTCCCGGCTGGCGGTCATCGAGGTATCCCAGATGACCTCGTGACCCGTCCCGGACAGCCGGTGTGCCAGGTCACGGGCGCCGCCGATAGCCACGGACTCGTCGAACCCGTCCAGTGCCTCCAAGACTTCCCGCCGGAAGGCGACGTTTCCGGGGTTGAAATACGTCACCTGCCGGCCAGCGATCGTCCGTCTCTCCTCGCTGTCAGTCGTCAGCCCGGCCATGAGGCGTTCGTGGGTCGGGCCGGTAACGACCGACCCGGCACCGAGTCCGGCGCGGACCGCGTCGGCCCACCCCTCACTCACCGAGAGAGTCTGATCGACCAGTGCGACGGCCTCGCCGGTAACCCTGTCGAGGCCGGCGTTGCGCGCCGTATTGACCGACCGGTCGGCGATCTCGACCAGCACCGAGACGTCGTCGCGGTCTCTGACCATCCCCGTCGTCCCGTCGGCAGAAGGTCCGTTGACGACGATCACCTCCGCGTCGGGGACGTGCTCGGCGAGTGCGTCCAGACAGCCGGCGAGTTCCTCCCGGCCGTTCAGCGTCGGGACCACCACCGATAGCTCCATGGTATCCGGTAGTTCCCCGGAACCGCATAAACCCCGCGGGGCAGAGTCGTCGTCTCGATGGGCCGCGTTCACGGCCTAGACGTGGGTGTTCCAGTAGGAGACCGACGCGATTTTCTTGCCCAGGGGCGTCCCGCCGATGACGGTGTCGATCGAGCGGAAGGACGCGGCGAGTTCGTTCGGGATCTTTCGATAGAACCCGTAGGGGAGGACCCAATCGTGGGTCGCCTCGGTCAGTTCGAGCCCCGCGCCGTCGAGTAGCCGGTCGACCTCCCACCGGGAGTAGAGCCGCGACCCCATCGGGAGCGCCCAGTTGTACGTCGACCGCGTCGAGAACCGATTGAACGTGTCGAAGACGACCTGCTCTTTGGCGACCCGCCGCATCTCCGCGAGGAACGCCGCAGGCGTATCCGCCAGGTGGAAAAACCGCATCGCCAGCACTGCATCGAAGTGGTCGTCGGGGAACGGCAGGCGGGCAGCGTCGCCGCGCATGAACTCCACGTGGTCGTCGACGTCGGCCGCAGCGGCCTTCTGTCGACCCTGTTGGAGCATCGGGCCGGAGATATCCAGTCCGACGATGTCGGCGCCGCGCTCGGCGAGCATGACGGTAAAGCGTCCGGTACCACAGGCGACTTCGAGGATACTCCGGTCGTCGACCGGTCCGAGCGCGTCGAGTACGGCCTGTTTTTCGCGGCGGTCGATGAGCCGGCCACCGCGGGAGAAGCGCTTGTCGTCGTACTCCTCGGCCACGTTGTCGGCCTGGTACCACTCCTGCCCTTTCACGCTTGGAACCTCCCCGCTGGGAGAATAAAACGATACTGGAATCGATAGTCGGTGAGAAACCGTTGCAGGGAACGCGCATATAAGGTTACATTATACAGTCAATACTCTCTGTATTGTTTGGTCACACATGTAGCCAACTTTTACCAGGATGTTTGTACCTCTGTCCAGTATGAGTACGATCTCCGATGAAACGCTGGCAACTCCCTTCGCGACCGAGGAGTTTCGCGAGCGGCTCCGTGACCTGCCGCCGAGCGCGAAACTCGTCGCGAAGGTGCTCGAAGACGAGGCGCCGCTCTCGCAGGGACAACTGGCAGACGCTTCGTTGCTCCCCGACCGCACCGTCCGGTACGCGCTGAACCGGCTGGAGGATTCCGGACTCGTCGAATCCCGGTATAGCTTCACCGACGCGCGCAAACAGGTGTACTTTTTGTCGACCTGACCGACACGTCCGGGCATGGACTGGACACGGGTCGACGTTCCCGTGGCGACGCGCGCACCGACGGGCCAAACGGCGGCGTATCTGGTCGGGCGGTCGCTCCTGGTCGACCCCGCTGCCGGGAGCGACGCGCTCGACGCTCTCACGTCCAGGGTCGAACACATCGCGGTTACACACCACCACCCCGACCACGTCGGCGGCGTCGCCGACTACGCGGCGGAGACAGAGGCGACCGTCTGGGCTCGTGCGGGCCGGACGGCCGCCTTCGAGCGAGCGACCGGTGTCGCACCGGATCGGACGTTTAGCGAGGGGGGTACGATCCCGACCCGCCAGGGCGCGGTGACGGTGCTTGACACGCCCGGCCACGCACCAGAACACGTCGCTTTCGAGGCTGACGACACGGTTGTCTCGGGAGACCTCGCTGTCGCCGCCGGCAGCGTCGTCGTCGGCGCGCCCGAGGGCGACATGCGGGCGTACCTGACCTCGTTGCGGCGGCTGGTCGCTCGTGCCCCCGACCGTTTGCTTCCGAGCCATGGCCCCCGTATCGACGACCCCCAGCAGGCGTGTCGACGCCTGCTCGCCCACCGTCTCGACCGCGAGTGGCGTGTCCGGGCGGCGGTCGAGGACGGCGCGGCTACTCTCGACGAGATCCTCGACGTAGCCTACGAGAAGGATCTCTCCGGCGTCCGGGACCTCGCCCGTGCGACGGTCCGTGCCCATCTGGAGAAACTCGCGGTCGAAGGCGCGCTCGCCTGGGACGGCGAGCGTGTGGTGCCCGCTTGAGGGCGGCCCGTGACACGCACCTTTTGTCCGCTCGGACGAACAACTGCGTATGGAATCGCTCGAATCCGAACTCGACCGTGCCCGGGACCTCGACGTGGCCGACCTGGCCGACGCCATCGAATCGATCGGGTTCGAGTGTACACGCTGTGGGGCCTGCTGTACGGCCGATGCCGGTTGTGACAGCGAGGCCGAACCCGGAGCTCCCGACGATCCGCACACGGCGACGGTCTTTCCCGACGAGATCCGTCGGCTCCAGGCGTCCGGACCCGGCGATACCGAGTACGACTTCCGGGACGTGGCGCGGCCGATGCCCTACGGGCTCACCGACGGCCCGGACGGCCCCGAGGGCGAGACGTTCGAGTGGGCGCTCCAGACTGACGACTGTGGCGACTGTACCTTCTACGAGGAGACCGACGGCACCGGTGCCTGTACGGTCCACGAGGACCGGCCGCTCATCTGTCGGACCTACCCGTTCAGCGTCGCGCTGGGCGGGACGACACAGCCGATGGGCGATGCGGTCGACGAGGCGGGGATGGTCCGGGCCCACGAGTGTGAGGGACTGGGCCGGGAGATCGACCGAGAGGACGCCGAGGAACTGGCGGCGGCGCTCAAAGAGCGAGCAGTCCGTGAACTCGAAGAAGCGATCGGCGTCCGCGAGCAGTACCAGCCGGTCGAGACGGGGGCCGGCGAGGTCGTCGTCCACGACTCAGAGGGGCAAAAGCGCCCCGACGGAACCCACAGAGAGTGAGTCCGGCCGATCCTGTGACCTAGACGTTCTCGTCGATGATCTCGCCGACCGCGAAGTTCGATTTCACTTCCGTCACTTCGATCTTCACTCGTTCGTCGATCTCGGCACCGGGGACGATGATGACGTACCCCCGCTCGACCCGGGCGATCCCGTCGCCCTGCTTGCCGATGTCTTCGATTTCGACGTACCGTGTCTCGCCGGGCTCGACGGGCGGCTGTGGCTGGTCCGGGGGCGTCTCGCTCGCTGCTCCCTCGCTGTCTGCGCTCTCGTCGTCGGCGGAGATGAGTGCGACGCGATAGGTACCACCGGCCTCGACCGCGCCGGTTTCGATCTCCCGGCGCGGGACCTCCACGACGTATCGGTCACCTTCGTCGGTCACGTCCGCACTGAACAGACACAGGAGTTTCTCCGAGATTTCCAATGTAGTAGACCTCCGTTTGCGCTACTGTTTGCCCATCACTATAGAACTGCCGGACGGTTCAGTGCCTGTTTTCCCCCTGTACCAACCGGCGGTGTAAGCCCGCTGTGGCGGTCTCGATTCCACGACTTGAGACGGAAAACCGCATGACAGCGCGGCGTTAACCGACTGTACCAAACCCCCTAAGGGAGTGTCGGTGTTACCCTGTAGTGTACCAATGAGCGCGACCGCACAGGCGACCGATGCCCCACTCTCGGACAAGCAGCGTCGAATCCTGGAGTACCTCGAAGCCAACGCCGACAGCCAGACCTACTTCAAGTCGCGACTCATCGGCGACGAACTGGAGATGTCCGCCAAGGAAGTCGGCGCAAACATGACCGCCATCGCCAACAGCGCCACCACGATCGACGTCGAGAAGTGGGGCTACTCCTCGTCGACGACGTGGATGGTCGAAGCGTAGCTCCCCCACCGAGAACACCGCTATCGAACCGTCTCCTTACTCGGGATCGTACCGAACCAGCGAGTCCGCCTCGCTCGCCAGTGCGGCGGCGTCGTCACCGAAGGAGTCCGCGTAGCGGACCAGCAGCGTCAACACCGTCTCCGGGTTCGTGATCGCGTAGCCGTCGGCCCGCGAGAGCAGGCCGGCTGCCTCCAGATCGCCGGCGTAGTTACTGACAGTCGGCCGTGAGACACCCAGCTCGTCGGCCAGTTCCGCGGCCGTCACCTCCGGGGTTCGAAGCAGCGTCACGAGCATCCCTCGGGCAGTCTCACGCCGGAGGAAGCCCAGAACCACCTGTTCCGTCTCGGAGAACTGCTCGGCCG
Above is a window of Haloarcula halophila DNA encoding:
- the thsA gene encoding thermosome subunit alpha, encoding MGGQPLFILDEDAQRTHGKDAQSSNISAGKAVSESVRTTLGPRGMDKMLVSDDGDVVITNDGATILSEMDIEHPAAQMIVEVAQTQEDEVGDGTTTASVLAGELLAKAEDLLDDDVHPTTIVEGYHAAAQLAQASIEENVLDVDLDDDTLVEVAESSMTGKGTGDVEAGRLAEVIVDAVRHAKTDTGVVRDNIEIYTQTGAASSATELVEGVIIDETPVHDNMPTSVEDAEIAVVDAELGVKESNIDASYNVTNVDELNAALDAEQEELQGYAKAIVDSGADVAFVTDDISDLVASTLAKEGIFAAENVDSSTAKDIVETTGAKRVGSVEDLTEDALGHAESVAVEKHGDDEVTFIRGGAAAESVTVFARGSTDHVVDEIERALNDALDVVVAALDKGGVVPGAGATEIAIADEIRSEAASIEGRKQLAVEAFADAVDVLPRTLAENTGLDAIDALVDLRSEHESEGIAGVISEGQTGLVGDPVEYGILDPAAVKREAVDSATEAATMIVRIDDVISSS
- a CDS encoding SAM hydrolase/SAM-dependent halogenase family protein, which codes for MITLASDFGTPYPAAMRGVICTRTDARIEDIAHDFPRQDVRAAAFWLTQTLPYFPPAVHCVVVDPGVGTDRDAVVVRAGTHALVAPDNGVALPVARELADSVEVFTWAYDDPASSTFHGRDVFAPAAAAVHEAGVDVVSELDRTTPTDDYVDLQFPTAELVDGGARGEVLVVDGFGNVVTNIPGSILESRFGGTVTVDGDPIPVRRAYAALDPGDRLVTVGSHGNVELAVTQGRGDDAFGVGVGDPVSLAL
- a CDS encoding class I SAM-dependent methyltransferase, whose product is MKGQEWYQADNVAEEYDDKRFSRGGRLIDRREKQAVLDALGPVDDRSILEVACGTGRFTVMLAERGADIVGLDISGPMLQQGRQKAAAADVDDHVEFMRGDAARLPFPDDHFDAVLAMRFFHLADTPAAFLAEMRRVAKEQVVFDTFNRFSTRSTYNWALPMGSRLYSRWEVDRLLDGAGLELTEATHDWVLPYGFYRKIPNELAASFRSIDTVIGGTPLGKKIASVSYWNTHV
- a CDS encoding glycosyltransferase family 2 protein gives rise to the protein MELSVVVPTLNGREELAGCLDALAEHVPDAEVIVVNGPSADGTTGMVRDRDDVSVLVEIADRSVNTARNAGLDRVTGEAVALVDQTLSVSEGWADAVRAGLGAGSVVTGPTHERLMAGLTTDSEERRTIAGRQVTYFNPGNVAFRREVLEALDGFDESVAIGGARDLAHRLSGTGHEVIWDTSMTASREFESDGGMLATDWGNKYRSLAYRLVKNYGLRPTVVRRIVSHAGRDGGDALRGVLRNETTLSEWVGTGRSVVGGIASGTKDGLIASVRDRTDRRNPNGRSVRADRAVTVYDWR
- a CDS encoding nicotinamide-nucleotide adenylyltransferase gives rise to the protein MRGFYIGRFQPYHDGHHAMVDRITDEVDELVLGIGSADDSHTTHDPFTAGERIMMITKAVAEFDLTTYVVPLEDINRNAVWVSHVESMCPDFDVAYSNNPLVVRLFEESGIEVRQSPMFDRDRLEGSEIRQRMIHDESWRDRVPDSVVDVIEEIHGVKRLQHVSDSDSLDRYTAEDEKIDRPAVGEDG
- a CDS encoding MarR family transcriptional regulator gives rise to the protein MSTISDETLATPFATEEFRERLRDLPPSAKLVAKVLEDEAPLSQGQLADASLLPDRTVRYALNRLEDSGLVESRYSFTDARKQVYFLST
- a CDS encoding MBL fold metallo-hydrolase, producing the protein MDWTRVDVPVATRAPTGQTAAYLVGRSLLVDPAAGSDALDALTSRVEHIAVTHHHPDHVGGVADYAAETEATVWARAGRTAAFERATGVAPDRTFSEGGTIPTRQGAVTVLDTPGHAPEHVAFEADDTVVSGDLAVAAGSVVVGAPEGDMRAYLTSLRRLVARAPDRLLPSHGPRIDDPQQACRRLLAHRLDREWRVRAAVEDGAATLDEILDVAYEKDLSGVRDLARATVRAHLEKLAVEGALAWDGERVVPA
- a CDS encoding DUF5059 domain-containing protein, with the translated sequence MPDRRDLLKTVGIAASGLLAGCPGSSSNAQTDDGSTATQTETATRTEEPTATAEPTPVGPMTAVAAEWSVYRARLYDAVALGRAGAPAAGATVAGNIFARFEGANGEYGAHERLESTSEAAYEGFEGALGDLQSALSEGNVEAAADAADTASSALQTAQQAATTQRATRVFDLLVIGSRANNAGGLARAGAVEAAGPVAEAATISFEDGLVHDVLESADEGVYERFESALSTVQSAAGSGDGEGVVEAAGTALDAAVEGAYAIASAQAVADTGHLATLQSRGWDAAAVSLLGGPGADYAHAATLNSYRARVADAQWLARRGGTDTAGQMAQDVFAHFEGAAAHDPFEEANSEAYEAFESGLSSLTTAIDDGDTSGIGDAVGTVDTNLVAGIEALAGGSAPVLQSGFFKARFADARELYRQDKNAQAVTVTQDLFERFEANELDFHETLEETSESLYETFEEEHLTSLITAYENGDDAAVDTHHQGVLDALLSFESEYTPAVASGSGATYMAALGFDAAAVDALGHDARAAELGQQALAFFENGAAGYHEALEEADEELYHRFEDEALGAVISAAQNGEDVYPPAKSFGDAAVETVSAITAASGGSDAPVPIAQGIFQTFENASVHDRLESASQSAYEGFESALSDYVQGLQSGSGDPASFAAAARTAQFAVVGAVDAAPSGGTGGSGGESESDPSLSGGPNVVEGVPEDADHVVGMQAVAFDPEELTVNVGDTVAFEHAAGEAHNVVAYDDGIPEGADYWASGGFDSESAAREGWESGEGAVQSGQSYVHTFETAGEHEYFCTPHEAAGMVGTIVVEE
- a CDS encoding amidohydrolase family protein, which produces MLELEHGFRIVDVAGQIEPEEGRRPRPGIGGAEQFEREMRQAGITRALVHPSTREGSYLKANNAVARTTVGRPLVALARLNGVQEVGDGPTAALRNLAISRGPDHVSPEDIEQFAYDERFCGFVLDPAEDGLPDSAVLAELSTVSQPVLVHGGERFPPSAVAESLLEGEFPVVLSHFGAHPLRRDLMTEAIDLLDSYDDLYLDTSLVRYRDPLERAIREHPDRVCFGSGAPDAHPNVAVMEILTLDIPEDAMKKVFSNNPGRVFDPLAL